The DNA segment gcctttacttttcttaggctcaaatgatctttcaaaatggttttcactgatccatTCATAATCCAAACATGCCAGTGAGATCTctaactgttaatcgtcgattctgaagcacaaattcctttattttattgacgtgttgatcattaattgatgttgatggccgtcctagacgtagttcgtcgtcaacgcgtacTCGatcttctttaaataatttgtatcaatcgAAACACTTGCTCGCAACAATGAATGTTTCCGCAgccaaaatttaatggaacttcttttttgaacaatttcactcatcgtaaaaatcgccgagtgcattttatatacttaagaAGGACAGGTGtttaaagtcttactattttttgcccacagtagtatatagTGAATTAAAAGGTACTTTTCTTTGTATAGGTGTAGATAGTTCCAAAAGCTCATCCCAATAAAGTAATGGATGCTTTGTATGACATACCGCTGGAGCCATTTATTATAAGAAGTGGGAAATGAAActctttttatttaacttttgaaGCCTGGAAAGTCTTTtctttaagcaaaaataatatcgTGTGTCTCATATGTATCAAATACTCCTTATGCTTATAGCAAAAAGTGATTTTCGAAATAGATTTTCTAAAGTTTACTGCACATACTTGTAAAACATGATCATCTAGGATCTAGGAAATTTTACACGTCTAAAAACGCCTCATATACTATACGTATGTATAAGGATCGTACCGCCTTATTCAAACATCAAAAATTCGAGTTCTCTCttaaattatttgaacaaaattacGGATAATGTGTCTTCGTAAATCATATTGATTTCGCAGCATAAAGAAATTTTAGCACAACTACTTATAAGGACGATACTTACGTTTTCGGCAAGAGCGTAAACTACGTTCGTAGAAGTAATTACtttggcaaatacattttttggatAATGAATCGAATGTGTGCTCACATTCGTTGGCACTCTCCGCTATCTCACCAAGctctgaaaacaattttatatacatatatagtacagtATTTTAAGTAAGCAAATTTCTTGTCAAATCACCTGCAAAGCATTTTCCATTACTTGGATAATACCCAGAGCTACAGAAGCAAATGTTGTGCGAGCAAATCGAATGCGGAAGTCCCGCGCACAATTTACCATTCTCTGTGCAAGAGCTGCCATCTAAGTGAGACGAAACATAGATGTAAACATGGGTTATAAAGAGAAAATGTATGGTATGACATTTTAAAGTAAGTATAGTTTCGATGACGCCACTTTAGCGaaggtttattaaaataaactctCCGACAGTATAAGTGTTAACATTCCACTTAATTTATCTAAGCTGAACCGACGTCACAATTAATCGCTCTCCTAAACTCtacttaatttttcaatataagtataaaaagttttcatttagtAGTAAGTGTCTTGATTTTTCCCACATTAAACATGTTAATACTTACAAAGGTTTTCTTCTCCATCATCATCAGTATTCGATATCGTCGAGAAAGTCTTATCCTCATCATCGTAGCGGAATGCAGATTGACGACGTCTATAGCGCGAGAAACGTCGACTGCTTGTGCTGGATGTGGTGCCAGTACCGACATTCTTAACTAACGGTGCCAATGGTTTCAACTCAAAAGCATCGATACTTGTTTGTACGGCGATTTCACGTGATCTCCGCTGCTGTTCGTTACCACTTGCCTCCTCTTGCCCCGTCTCGTTATCGTCGGTGTCGTCAGTCAAATCACTACGACCATTCACCAATGCTAAAGTATCTTTACTGGTATCGCTGGTTGATCTCGATGACTTCGAGAGTTGTGATGTGCCGTCTGATGAGGGGGACTTCTCGTTGCCACCATCAGTTTTCGTATGGGTGTTTGTGTTGGTCGTGCCTGCGTTTGTATTTGTGTGGCCTGTGTGTGTCAGTGTATTGGTTCGGGCATCTAAAACGGTTTTTGACGATTCCGAATCGCTTTGTGATACCTCGACACAGCTCAAACTATTGCACCGCACATTTGTTCCTAAATCTTCACAGTCCGTATGCACGACACAGGCATCGCCAATTTCTGAAAACATATAAGTTTTCATATCATTTAATCACTGTTCATAATTAAAACTACAAATTATACTTACTCATTGATTTACGACGACATAAGTTTCCAGTCCTGTGATAATAACCCTCAGCACATTTACAAACATTGTCGACACAGGCAACTGATTCGCGGTCATAACCGAAAAGGCAATCGTTATCCTGTAATGAAAAAAGTTCGTTCCATATTTAATTCTGTAACTTCGAATTTCTTGCCAACTTACCGTTTCACATGTGCCATTCAAACCATTCAGTAGTCTACAACGTCCACCAACATAAGTGTATCCATCGGCGCAGTCGCAGACCCCGGATTTACAACTGGCTCCCGATGGCATAAGATTGCACTGAACTGTGTCTTCGCATTTGTCACCAATTAGTGACGTCTTCAGACATGTTGTCAAGTCGCTAGAGAAAACACTTTCAAAACTATCACATTCACAACTTGCCGTCGCTGAGGAGCATGTTGCGTTTAAGGCTGTGCAATCATCGTTCGAAGCGCATGGCCAGATTAATGCATCGGTTGCTATGATCAAAGGTGGTGAAAAAGTAGTCagataataaaaacattaatactattttgttgattttttttttgtagtttaattgaaaataatatcaatattattttgtacTTAGAAGTTTTTAGGTTAGAATAACAGATTGTTAGGTCGAGTAACACCGACTTTCCCCAAAGAAGATGTAGAAACAAAAATGATCATCCTctacattttaaaacaaacagtCTTTCCGACGAGTCTTTTTTCACACTAAATTGGAACTTAAAGAGTTTTTTATGAATGCTTTAGACCAAAAATCTTATCTGACGTAAATTGTTGCAGTTGTCTCAAGTAAGACGAGGTAGAAACATCTACACACTTTCTCCTTTACTGTCCAGCTCTCGTCAAACTGTCGTTGAAACATCGTGGTAGGCTTATGTGCCTAGGGCGACCATAGCAAATTAGTTGAAATAGATTTTAACCGCCTTAAGAAATCACAAAGAACCGGCAAACGATAACTAGATTGCAATCAAGAAAGTTACCCAATTTTCTACACCAACTGAATACTCTTGAGAACTTAGAAGACCCATTGAGCATTTATGCttcgtttttgtaaaaaataaagtttctgtCCATTAAGAATTATTTGGAACAATACAAGATCTTACATAGTACGAGTGGTTCTCGGGAGGAATAATGTTAGATGCATAGGGAGTTACTCATCAAACTAATCATACCACAGTTTCCGAAGTTGGGAGGTTGAGCGACTTTGGTTCAGTTACTCGTAGTATGCCAAACGTtgggtaaatattatttttgagctTTAGTGAGAATGCTAAAGAAGAATAGGATCTATTCACCTCGTTCTGTTCTCATTCGATTTTCATAATCGAGCTTCCTCGCGTGTTTGTAGAGgtcaatttgtatatttatcttGAG comes from the Bactrocera neohumeralis isolate Rockhampton chromosome 2, APGP_CSIRO_Bneo_wtdbg2-racon-allhic-juicebox.fasta_v2, whole genome shotgun sequence genome and includes:
- the LOC126765885 gene encoding prion-like-(Q/N-rich) domain-bearing protein 25, producing the protein MPEIGRKRFGVTVLLLTIGILAATDALIWPCASNDDCTALNATCSSATASCECDSFESVFSSDLTTCLKTSLIGDKCEDTVQCNLMPSGASCKSGVCDCADGYTYVGGRCRLLNGLNGTCETDNDCLFGYDRESVACVDNVCKCAEGYYHRTGNLCRRKSMKIGDACVVHTDCEDLGTNVRCNSLSCVEVSQSDSESSKTVLDARTNTLTHTGHTNTNAGTTNTNTHTKTDGGNEKSPSSDGTSQLSKSSRSTSDTSKDTLALVNGRSDLTDDTDDNETGQEEASGNEQQRRSREIAVQTSIDAFELKPLAPLVKNVGTGTTSSTSSRRFSRYRRRQSAFRYDDEDKTFSTISNTDDDGEENLYGSSCTENGKLCAGLPHSICSHNICFCSSGYYPSNGKCFAELGEIAESANECEHTFDSLSKKCICQSNYFYERSLRSCRKPIQYTLSCTSDSQCSPFGAANCPTIIPRRCTCEEYAQYDELQQLCVYKQGLGEFCETNEACTTVENTVCLNSYCACKENFLERNNTCIPGVGANCDADVECGVDNSVCDFTSPTSEEREKSCQCKKGYVHFKDECLKEAEELDDECIETEQCKPLLGTCIDKKCSCTSEQHFKSGRCEEKKVLGDSCARSTQCFVEKEPENVECRNSVCQCKFGYQADEEQKTCIRVVSSTKNSSGRPSALKIITFLLIGAAFLITSAAIKQAYYD